One Nostoc sp. CENA543 genomic window, ATAAACATAGAAAAAATACTAATTGCAGACTGATAAGCACTATTAAAAATATCTTGACCTCTTTCCCAATTCAGTCTGCGTTCGGCATTTTTCAAGACATTATCAAACCTGCGCTGAATAATATTGATTTCTTCTGTCTCCCCCTGAAAAAAAGCTATTGATTCGGCGTGGTTTCTTACATGAGTCAAGCAATAATTAAAGTCAGCTTTAAATGCTAATTCTTCTCGATTAATTTTTGCTAATTCTTGGCTTAAAAAAACCGCCACAAAATTCCCGACGATTGTATAAATTACCAGGTATATGGTAATTTGCTGAGAAATTGTCCAGAGAATAATTAAAGCAGCAATCATATCCATGAACTTTTCTAAGAAGGTCGTGGAAAATCTGATAGCATTAATTGTAATAGGTTCAATTTCCTGGGCTATGCGTTGGTCTGGGTTAGCAATATTAGACTTAAAATTGATTTTATAGTAGGCTTGATTGCTAAAATATTTCGTTAAAATATGATTATTTAACCACTTGTACCAATCTATAGCAATTTTCTTTTTGATATATTTAGAAAATGCACTGAGCAGGACAGTAACGACAATAAAAAGGATAGATATCCAGATAGTATTGAGATACTTTTCTAGATTTCTCTCTTCAATGACGATATCAAAAACATAACGATTCCAAAAACTACTAACAGTATTGACACCTACAACAGAAATGATTAATATGAGCAAAAACAGAAACATTCCCCAGGAGTGAATCACTTCAGAAAATGCCCTTGTTCCTACTTCTGTCGGATACCAATAGGGGCCAGCAACTAATTTTAAATCCCGCCAAAGTTGTAAGAGAGTAGAAAAAGGATTGATTGGTGCTTGCTGATTAGCAATTCGAGTTTGCATATTTCAAATGTATATCAATGCCATGATTGTTGAGAGTTACCTAACTAGCAGTAGCCAAGGTAGTTAGGAAATTTAATGATGATCAAACTTAAAATCCTAATTTTTACCTGTCAGGAGAACTTCTGCGATCGCCTGGGAAATGGGAAAGTGTGGTGCAAAAATCTCTAGCCAGAAAAATTCCCCCACGGGGTTAAGTTCCAAAAATACATATTGACCATCTGGTGTGACAATCATATCAATTGCCCCATAGTTTAAACTAAAATTAGCCATCATTTGTAGGAGCTTTTTCTCAATATTTTCAGGTAAATCATAGGGTTTCCAAGCGTCTTTTAATGCTCTTCCTTGTTTACGCCAGTCATAATTAGCACCGGCACAATTTTGGGAATCTACGGCGGCGGTAAATACACGATGTCCAACAATAGTTATCCGCAACTCTAAAGCCTTGGGGATGTTTTCTTGAAATGTCATCGGACAAAAACGTAGTCCTTCCAGATTTTTTAAATCCTCATCTGTAACTGGACTTGTGAATACAAAAAACTGCTCTCCCTGTTCGCCAAAAATAGCAAAGGAGGAAAGCATTTTTGTGACGATACCTTGTTGATGACAATCTAACGCAAATTGCTTAACTGCTTCTGGATTATTAGTAGTCAGAGTGCGTGGAGTCAGCAGTCCTAATTTTCGTGCTACTTGCAACTGTAGTTGTTTGTTATGAGTTCGTTCCACATTTGACATTTGATCAAGGTGAAAGCCTGGAAGACTAGCAATCATACCGCGAACCGTGGCGCGAGATTCTTTAATTGATGCTTCTTTATATTGCTTGTCCATCGTGTCGGGAATTCTCTCCCCGTAACGCATCCGCCGATACCAAACCGAGGACACCTCGTTTAAATCCAGTTGCTGTTCACCGTCAGTAATAATTACCCGTTCTGTGTCGCCTTGGTAAATATCCAGTTTCACTTCCGTAGGATATCTATCAGTATCAAAGCGAAATGCTTTTTCGCCTTGAGATTCAATAGCTTTGATGACTAGAGGAATGCTGTCATTGTCATTACTATATGTAATTATTAATACTGTCATAAATATACGATTTTCATTAAATTAGTTTGTTGTTGGTGACTATAGAATCAGAATATCAGCGATCGCGGCCGCATTAAGCAAGTCTCAATTTTGCTTCAACATCCCCTACTGGCCTATAGGGT contains:
- a CDS encoding MvdD family ATP-grasp ribosomal peptide maturase — encoded protein: MTVLIITYSNDNDSIPLVIKAIESQGEKAFRFDTDRYPTEVKLDIYQGDTERVIITDGEQQLDLNEVSSVWYRRMRYGERIPDTMDKQYKEASIKESRATVRGMIASLPGFHLDQMSNVERTHNKQLQLQVARKLGLLTPRTLTTNNPEAVKQFALDCHQQGIVTKMLSSFAIFGEQGEQFFVFTSPVTDEDLKNLEGLRFCPMTFQENIPKALELRITIVGHRVFTAAVDSQNCAGANYDWRKQGRALKDAWKPYDLPENIEKKLLQMMANFSLNYGAIDMIVTPDGQYVFLELNPVGEFFWLEIFAPHFPISQAIAEVLLTGKN